A segment of the Bartonella henselae str. Houston-1 genome:
AAGACAGCAAAAGAAGGAAATTGGTTGGAGGCTGCAAAAGCCATTATGACGACGGATACATTTCCAAAGCTTGCTACGCGCAGATTTGATTGTGGGGGAGAAACTATTACCATTAACGGTATTGCAAAAGGTGCTGGTATGATCGCACCAGATATGGCAACGATGCTTTCGTTTGTGGTGAGTGATGCAGCCATTTCTTCGCAGATGCTCCAATCCATGTTATCAGAAGCGGTTCAGGAATCTTTTAATTCGATCACTGTGGATAGTGACACTTCAACATCAGATACCCTCATGATGTTTGCAACAGGAAAAGAAAGTTTTCCTTGCATCACAAGTAAAACTGATCCACGTTATGAGGTATTCTCAAAACAATTGCGTGCGCTTTTACATGAGCTTGCATTACAAGTTGTTTGTGATGGTGAAGGGGCGCGTCATTTAATTGAAGTTCATGTGATTGGTGCTACAACAGACAATACTGCGAAGATTATTGCTCTATCAATTGCAAATTCACCACTTGTAAAAACAGCTATTGCTGGTGAAGATGCTAACTGGGGACGGGTGGTTATGGCAGTTGGTAAAGCAGGTGTTGAAGTAGACCGTGATTTGTTAACGATTTGGTTTGGTGAACATCGTTTGGCGATCAATGGTGAACGAGATCCTGAATATTGTGAAGAGAAAATAGGCGCTTATATGCAAAATAAACACATTACAATTCGTGTTGATATTGGCTTAGGTACTGGTAAAGCCACTGTTTGGTCTTGCGATTTAACGAAAGAATACGTTATGATCAATGGCGATTACAGAAGTTAATTGGTGCACCATAAATTTGACATTGGATATCTGTATGTTTCTTAGCAGAGAACTAAGTATTTGAACTCTTTCATCTTGAAGTAGGGGGATGAGAGAAGAGACAGTTATTTTTATTATCCCGGGTGGAGAGCGCTATGCCTATAAAAAGTTCACTTCTTATTGTTGTTGCATGCGCATTATTAGATCAAGATAATCGTGTTTTGTTGACACAACGTCCTGAAGGAAAATCACTGGCTGGTTTGTGGGAGTTTCCTGGTGGAAAGGTTGAGCAAGGTGAAACTCCGGAAGCATCGTTAATTCGTGAACTAGAAGAAGAACTTGGTGTTCACGTTCAGGCAGATAATTTATTCCCCTTAACATTTGCGAGCCATGGCTACGAAACATTTCATCTTTTAATGCCATTGTATTTTTGCTCCCATTATAAGGGGGTTGCACAAGGACGAGAAGGACAAAATTTAAAATGGATTTTTATTAACGATCTTGATAAATATCCTATGCCTGAAGCTGATAAGCCATTAGTTCAGGTATTAAAAAATTTCTTTATTTAATTTATTTAATGAGTGTATGAGAAGGCAATACTGCTGCCAAATAAAGGGGTATTTGTATCGTAATATTGATGTTAGGAAAGATTCGAGAGGGCTCTTTCGAAGAAAAAGCAGTGTGGTTGTCATTAGAGATTTTTTTTGCGTGACCAACTGTTTAATCATCATCGTATTGCATTTATGCGACAAGAAATCGATTTGTAACATAAATTATTATTATACATATTAAATCAGACTTTTGGTGTCATATTTTATTATTTCAAACACTCTGAATCAGAAAAATTGTGCCATGAGTGATCAATAAAAAGTGATTGGGATAGGTTTATAAAATAGGGAGCCTTTAAATTTGAAAAGTAGAGTTTTAGAAGGGATGAAACATATGATTCATCAACTGTTTAAATGTAAGAGAAAGAATAGCATTAAGGGTAAATTAAAAATGATCAGGCTGTTTTATAACTTCATGAACATAAAAATGATTGTATAGTGATTGTGCATGATACATTTATAGACAACACTCAGATAGCAGATTAGGCGAAAGTAAAGATATCTAAACAATTGTGTGAATACGCAATACAATGGTGTGGAAGATATTCAAGCAGATCCTCTATTCCATTAAAGAACGTGAAAAACAAAAATGTAAGACACTGCGCAATTTGCATTATTTAAATTA
Coding sequences within it:
- the argJ gene encoding bifunctional glutamate N-acetyltransferase/amino-acid acetyltransferase ArgJ translates to MALEISRLFPQNIQELPSLSGVRIATAEAGIKYKDRTDLLFIVFDKSASVAGVFTRSKCPSAPVEHCRISLPHGVARGVVVNSGNANAFTGRKGKQTVDTIICAAANALKVKKNEIFIASTGVIGEPMEASSIVNLLPSMAKTAKEGNWLEAAKAIMTTDTFPKLATRRFDCGGETITINGIAKGAGMIAPDMATMLSFVVSDAAISSQMLQSMLSEAVQESFNSITVDSDTSTSDTLMMFATGKESFPCITSKTDPRYEVFSKQLRALLHELALQVVCDGEGARHLIEVHVIGATTDNTAKIIALSIANSPLVKTAIAGEDANWGRVVMAVGKAGVEVDRDLLTIWFGEHRLAINGERDPEYCEEKIGAYMQNKHITIRVDIGLGTGKATVWSCDLTKEYVMINGDYRS
- the mutT gene encoding 8-oxo-dGTP diphosphatase MutT; the encoded protein is MPIKSSLLIVVACALLDQDNRVLLTQRPEGKSLAGLWEFPGGKVEQGETPEASLIRELEEELGVHVQADNLFPLTFASHGYETFHLLMPLYFCSHYKGVAQGREGQNLKWIFINDLDKYPMPEADKPLVQVLKNFFI